The Centropristis striata isolate RG_2023a ecotype Rhode Island chromosome 1, C.striata_1.0, whole genome shotgun sequence nucleotide sequence ttatattatagGGTGTGCATGATTGTACCGTCACTGTTCTGCACTGGGCTGTGTGTAATCTTTCTCTACTGTTTTGTTAAATGTTGAGAAGAAGAAACTGTTTCAAGAAATATTAAAAGTtctttgcaagaaaaaaaaggcacatccATGTTCACAAGCAGCTGTGATCTGCTAAATCATCCCCTTGTTTAAAGTTTTTCTATTTGATTGTATCACATTAATGCAGTCTCTGGACATGTAAACAACAAGAAAAGCTTGTCTACCATACATTATTATAACCAGTTATTTGCTGATCTGCCTAGCATACAGTGTTCATTTGCTGTACacatttctcttctctttctgttttcctgtcatgtgtttttttcttgatagTATTATGGGTCTAAGTGGTCTGACTGTATACCATTGTTGTGCCAGTCTGAGTAAATgtgaacaagaagaagaaaaaatgttatCGCAATCGACAGAATGCAAGTTTAGTGCTGGTGGGTTaatgttttatacttttactatgAAGTGCATCTGTAGATGATAAACTTGCATTGTGTCACTTCCAGTGTTTCTGTGTACTCAAGATTCAAGATTAACTTTACTTAGTATTTTacacacagaagaaacaaaatattgtttctccctatcttaaataaaatacagtaatagccgacacatttaaaattctatccccaaactaaactaaactaagtcttgggctattttgtccatttttgaatccccTTTGAAGACCCTTttatcctgcctgtatacaccacttaaaaatgtttaaatgccatgttggtctatttttttttcagtacaacctcacctatacgacctgataattattttttcatcctgacttactggatcaacattttgaaccaaaaagaaacaaagaaaaacaaacataaaatgtgattttgaatcagtttttttttttaaacttccaaaacactatcatgctgcatgttgcaaatgtgaacaaaggttgcaaatgtaacatataagagggttccatccagttctatcattttatactaaatatatttgagcttgtctccagtttaacttggtatatcatcatcaaactgaaactggcctcatggagtttacagccagaactttagaggtaaatctACAGTAGgactccacgctgctttgttttctagtctgcatgtcatcaagaagtcatgatttgatgcttttggagactccagagggctaAATAATACAATACTTTAATTATCAGATTTTTGGGGggtattaaatatattatattgcatATTATAAATCGATTGAAGTCTCCAGCTATGATGTGAACACCTTCAGGATGGTCTTGCTGCTGTTTATTTAGATGAACCAGGACCATGCAAATGTTAGCATCTGGCTGAATATAGACAGCcgttataataatgtaaatgtaaacatgtgATTAATTCGCTTCAGGAGTTATTTGAAGAGATCTGTGTAAGACtaccttttacttttgtttcatttatgcatgttaaatgtatatatttctctttttcttttcagtgttATGGCTTTGTTTGATTGCTATTCAGCATGAAGCATGTTATCTCTTTTCTGTGTAACATATGTTCCGATAGTTGGAAAAATTCTGAAGGcagttttttctgtttaattgtCAATATTTAAACAATACATTCTGGCAGACATATGAACATTACACTTAGACACAGTTAATTTCTCATTCTCTTCAGGTTTTGTGTGTTCATTTGCCGATGTGGATGTTCTGATGGCGAATCAGGTTTCCATGCACAGAGAAGCTCTTGCCACAATTGGTGCAGCTGTAAGGTCTCTCTCCGGTGTGAACAGTCTGGTGCGCCTTGAGGCTGCAGGCCTGTGAGAAGCGCTTTCCACACAATCCACAGCTGTAGcgcttctctcctgtgtggacgCTCATGTGTCTCTTGATGTGGCTGGACTGAGAGAACCGCTTCCCACACTGAGTGCAGctgaacggtttctctccagtgtgcaCTCGcttgtgtgttttcagctggTGCAGGTGGACAAAGGGCTTCTTACAGAGGTGGCAGTGGTAGATCTTCTCCCCAGCGTGGGAGCGCTGGTGCACCATCAAGTCTCTGGAGGTGGAGCAGATGCAGCCACACGACTGGCAACTGAATGCACGCTGTGAGCTTCTGACAAAACTTCTGCTCCTGACCTCAGAGGAGACGTTACTGCCTGCGACTCCATTTGTGGAGTGTTTGTGAGCTGTCAGAGACCTGGCCACCTCTGGGGAGGAGAACAGGTCATCAAATGAGGAGGAGTCCAAGCTGCTGGTATCAAGCTCTGCTGGTTCTTTCTCTGTGTGATGAAGGCTAGTGTTAGCTGATCTGCTGTTACTTAGACACTCATTCATAGTGACTGAACCTAATGGCTTGTGTGTCCTACAAACTTCAGATAGGGAAGGTTCAGCCTCTAGTTTGACGGCCGGTAACACTGCCTCCTCCAACTCTGCTGCAGCACCACACAAACCCTTCACTCCAGTGTTTTTAGGTAACAGCTCTGGATCCAGTGTCTTTATCAGTGCAGTGTCTACATCAGGAGTAATACTAATACTGGACCCTTCAGGCAGAGAGTAACTAGGACCCACAACGTATTTGTCCGCTTCTTTGGTCAAGTCTATCATTGGCCTGGCTCTGTTTGGATCTCCATCTTTGTGGCTCTGATCTGCTGGATGAGAGTACTGATAGTGAGTACTGGCCTCTTCCTGCTGCCAAACTTCCAGTCTGACAAAGTCCAGTGTTTCATATCGACCTGACACACTGATTCTGTGGATTTCTGTGTCAGCATTCAGAGGGTAGTAATCCTTAGCAGCAAGAGAGAGAGTCTGAGATCCAACTAAAGaatggacagagagagagaaaaagttaTATTACATCACCTTGTGATGTACAGCATCAGTTCATTCAGCTAACATCTGTTATCCACAGCTTCAGCCCACTACatgtatgtaaataataataataataatacattttatttgtaatgcactttacattacaggaaatctcaaaggtGTTTACaaccagcagaaaaaaaagcagagtctttaaaaaaaatctgtttattatattatctatattatATTGAAATTGtcttatttagaaaaataaaatacatgaatTCATTCAAATATAATTTGAGAGTTCAGAAAATATTCCTGACAGTGTG carries:
- the LOC131973283 gene encoding zinc finger protein 184-like isoform X2: MSAAINFHSQIASIMEVLANAAVAEICKVVDDGYAVVHLEMSRSQKENEFLRKRIKLLELQVARYRGKGAEGSIGCRFAGIRLLNRQNRDSLAGPSSQGKTRFLNRDQGTQHSVQRVEPVNRDQDPDQEVVNTTKTEDQRCLKDTGAQHKEDDIHEVEVGSQTLSLAAKDYYPLNADTEIHRISVSGRYETLDFVRLEVWQQEEASTHYQYSHPADQSHKDGDPNRARPMIDLTKEADKYVVGPSYSLPEGSSISITPDVDTALIKTLDPELLPKNTGVKGLCGAAAELEEAVLPAVKLEAEPSLSEVCRTHKPLGSVTMNECLSNSRSANTSLHHTEKEPAELDTSSLDSSSFDDLFSSPEVARSLTAHKHSTNGVAGSNVSSEVRSRSFVRSSQRAFSCQSCGCICSTSRDLMVHQRSHAGEKIYHCHLCKKPFVHLHQLKTHKRVHTGEKPFSCTQCGKRFSQSSHIKRHMSVHTGEKRYSCGLCGKRFSQACSLKAHQTVHTGERPYSCTNCGKSFSVHGNLIRHQNIHIGK
- the LOC131973283 gene encoding zinc finger protein 184-like isoform X1, with the protein product MSAAINFHSQIASIMEVLANAAVAEICKVVDDGYAVVHLEMSRSQKENEFLRKRIKLLELQVARYRGKGAEGSIGCRFAGIRLLNRQNRDSLAGPSSQGKTRFLNRDQGTQHSVQRVEPVNRDQDPDQEVVNTTKTEPAEPEELLIVKVEGRVETEPMNQEPAADASTNRRGEDYSNTSVPTALTDVRPCSEMEDQRCLKDTGAQHKEDDIHEVEVGSQTLSLAAKDYYPLNADTEIHRISVSGRYETLDFVRLEVWQQEEASTHYQYSHPADQSHKDGDPNRARPMIDLTKEADKYVVGPSYSLPEGSSISITPDVDTALIKTLDPELLPKNTGVKGLCGAAAELEEAVLPAVKLEAEPSLSEVCRTHKPLGSVTMNECLSNSRSANTSLHHTEKEPAELDTSSLDSSSFDDLFSSPEVARSLTAHKHSTNGVAGSNVSSEVRSRSFVRSSQRAFSCQSCGCICSTSRDLMVHQRSHAGEKIYHCHLCKKPFVHLHQLKTHKRVHTGEKPFSCTQCGKRFSQSSHIKRHMSVHTGEKRYSCGLCGKRFSQACSLKAHQTVHTGERPYSCTNCGKSFSVHGNLIRHQNIHIGK
- the LOC131973283 gene encoding zinc finger protein 397-like isoform X4 encodes the protein MNQEPAADASTNRRGEDYSNTSVPTALTDVRPCSEMEDQRCLKDTGAQHKEDDIHEVEVGSQTLSLAAKDYYPLNADTEIHRISVSGRYETLDFVRLEVWQQEEASTHYQYSHPADQSHKDGDPNRARPMIDLTKEADKYVVGPSYSLPEGSSISITPDVDTALIKTLDPELLPKNTGVKGLCGAAAELEEAVLPAVKLEAEPSLSEVCRTHKPLGSVTMNECLSNSRSANTSLHHTEKEPAELDTSSLDSSSFDDLFSSPEVARSLTAHKHSTNGVAGSNVSSEVRSRSFVRSSQRAFSCQSCGCICSTSRDLMVHQRSHAGEKIYHCHLCKKPFVHLHQLKTHKRVHTGEKPFSCTQCGKRFSQSSHIKRHMSVHTGEKRYSCGLCGKRFSQACSLKAHQTVHTGERPYSCTNCGKSFSVHGNLIRHQNIHIGK